One Nicotiana tomentosiformis chromosome 4, ASM39032v3, whole genome shotgun sequence genomic window carries:
- the LOC104094935 gene encoding protein SHI RELATED SEQUENCE 1-like isoform X2, giving the protein MSGFFTLGGGGGGGNKEQQQQQEQDQLATNSLLLFKNEEIYNKGFELWQQYYQLHQQRAQTPQHQVQEMDFSVGVGPSNNRRIISGSSSSSGNNNIVGDDNNNHNYSNSFRVMRPTGGSSSSGVGGMNCQDCGNQAKKDCPHLRCRTCCKSRGFQCQTHVKSTWVPAAKRRERQQLAALNQQHNQQQQTQQLSLRADSNIIPKRPRENPSSSLACSRLPTTSSEVGGHFPAEVSSQAVFRCVKVSAIDDAEDQFAYQTAVNIGGHLFKGILYDQGPEGRYSGGGESSSGSGAAQQALNFITGATTSTTAAAATSHQQQHGTMFDPSVYPTPINAFMAGTQFFPPPRP; this is encoded by the exons ATGTCTGGTTTTTTTACACTAGGtggtggaggtggaggtggaaataaagaacaacaacaacagcaagaACAAGATCAATTAGCTACGAATAGTTTGCTTTTATTCAAGAACGAAGAGATCTACAACAAGGGTTTTGAATTATGGCAACAGTACTATCAGTTGCATCAACAAAGAGCACAAACCCCACAACATCAAGTGCAAGAGATGGATTTCTCAGTTGGAGTGGGACCCAGTAACAACAGAAGAATTATcagtggtagtagtagtagtagtggaaATAACAATATTGTCGGTGATGataataataatcataattaTAGTAATTCTTTTAGGGTAATGAGACCAACAGGGGGAAGTAGTAGTAGTGGAGTTGGGGGTATGAATTGTCAAGATTGTGGAAATCAAGCTAAGAAAGATTGTCCACATTTGAGATGTCGAACTTGTTGTAAGAGCAGAGGATTTCAGTGTCAAACTCACGTTAAAAGTACTTGGGTTCCTGCTGCTAAAAGACGTGAAAGACAACAACTTGCTGCTTTGAACCAACAgcataatcaacaacaacaaactcagcaGTTGAGTTTGAGAGCTGATTCTAATATTATTCCCAAAAGGCCAAGAGAGAACCCCAGCTCCTCTCTTGCTTGTTCTCGTTTGCCCACCACCTCGTCAG AGGTAGGTGGTCATTTTCCTGCAGAAGTAAGTTCTCAAGCAGTATTTCGCTGCGTAAAAGTTAGTGCAATTGACGATGCAGAAGATCAATTTGCTTATCAAACGGCTGTTAATATAGGAGGCCATTTATTCAAAGGAATTTTATACGATCAAGGGCCAGAGGGTCGATATAGTGGTGGTGGAGAGAGTTCATCAGGTAGTGGCGCCGCTCAACAAGCGCTGAATTTTATCACCGGCGCCACCACTTCCACCACCGCAGCTGCCGCCACGAGTCACCAGCAACAACATGGTACAATGTTCGATCCTTCGGTATATCCAACTCCTATTAATGCTTTCATGGCTGGTACGCAATTCTTTCCACCGCCGAGACCTTAA
- the LOC104094935 gene encoding protein SHI RELATED SEQUENCE 1-like isoform X1, with translation MSGFFTLGGGGGGGNKEQQQQQEQDQLATNSLLLFKNEEIYNKGFELWQQYYQLHQQRAQTPQHQVQEMDFSVGVGPSNNRRIISGSSSSSGNNNIVGDDNNNHNYSNSFRVMRPTGGSSSSGVGGMNCQDCGNQAKKDCPHLRCRTCCKSRGFQCQTHVKSTWVPAAKRRERQQLAALNQQHNQQQQTQQLSLRADSNIIPKRPRENPSSSLACSRLPTTSSGLEVGGHFPAEVSSQAVFRCVKVSAIDDAEDQFAYQTAVNIGGHLFKGILYDQGPEGRYSGGGESSSGSGAAQQALNFITGATTSTTAAAATSHQQQHGTMFDPSVYPTPINAFMAGTQFFPPPRP, from the exons ATGTCTGGTTTTTTTACACTAGGtggtggaggtggaggtggaaataaagaacaacaacaacagcaagaACAAGATCAATTAGCTACGAATAGTTTGCTTTTATTCAAGAACGAAGAGATCTACAACAAGGGTTTTGAATTATGGCAACAGTACTATCAGTTGCATCAACAAAGAGCACAAACCCCACAACATCAAGTGCAAGAGATGGATTTCTCAGTTGGAGTGGGACCCAGTAACAACAGAAGAATTATcagtggtagtagtagtagtagtggaaATAACAATATTGTCGGTGATGataataataatcataattaTAGTAATTCTTTTAGGGTAATGAGACCAACAGGGGGAAGTAGTAGTAGTGGAGTTGGGGGTATGAATTGTCAAGATTGTGGAAATCAAGCTAAGAAAGATTGTCCACATTTGAGATGTCGAACTTGTTGTAAGAGCAGAGGATTTCAGTGTCAAACTCACGTTAAAAGTACTTGGGTTCCTGCTGCTAAAAGACGTGAAAGACAACAACTTGCTGCTTTGAACCAACAgcataatcaacaacaacaaactcagcaGTTGAGTTTGAGAGCTGATTCTAATATTATTCCCAAAAGGCCAAGAGAGAACCCCAGCTCCTCTCTTGCTTGTTCTCGTTTGCCCACCACCTCGTCAG GGTTAGAGGTAGGTGGTCATTTTCCTGCAGAAGTAAGTTCTCAAGCAGTATTTCGCTGCGTAAAAGTTAGTGCAATTGACGATGCAGAAGATCAATTTGCTTATCAAACGGCTGTTAATATAGGAGGCCATTTATTCAAAGGAATTTTATACGATCAAGGGCCAGAGGGTCGATATAGTGGTGGTGGAGAGAGTTCATCAGGTAGTGGCGCCGCTCAACAAGCGCTGAATTTTATCACCGGCGCCACCACTTCCACCACCGCAGCTGCCGCCACGAGTCACCAGCAACAACATGGTACAATGTTCGATCCTTCGGTATATCCAACTCCTATTAATGCTTTCATGGCTGGTACGCAATTCTTTCCACCGCCGAGACCTTAA